The Hypomesus transpacificus isolate Combined female chromosome 2, fHypTra1, whole genome shotgun sequence genome window below encodes:
- the LOC124480489 gene encoding ankyrin repeat domain-containing protein 34A: MGDGVALHTEGNALLKAVFQGKLRLTRLLLEGGAYINEGNDRGETPISAACIASYDDSQTRQRMVRYLLEKGADPNIPDKSGRTALIHACAEQAGKEVVSLLLENGADPSLKDYSGSSALVHAINRGDRDTLQVLLDACKAKGKEVIIITTDTSPSGTKKTKQYLNSPPSPALVDNSSPVCMSPSEVEIRTSNSPAVEKAEEEVGIFSFALTSALPLPSARPPGDKRPPPRKLLKRLNSEPWGLVAPSVLSGVQQDTANSGPGEEAGGVSRVVTEMNDLSISGPCRPLLSRRHSIETHDPCSPKLIDRSCSEDCAAFCESSWADKVQQHQILYRRNTAPESQETAGGPGAVAARALAHPKLTRMEHYESDTHLCPESIPGSPDSGRVSVERRKYNASPLSLLTSSSRESLESIPNSVSPITIRRRPHGLLERRGSGTLLLDHISHTRPGFLPPLNINPQRPIPDIRANGKPTSPVNSGPKILVPVAPASPKRGPDFKMKKKLMRRHSMQTEQMKQLSTFQEILTEKVVESNGD; encoded by the coding sequence ATGGGAGATGGAGTTGCCCTCCACACAGAGGGAAATGCTCTCCTCAAAGCAGTCTTTCAGGGCAAACTGCGACTGACCCgcctgctgctggagggaggCGCCTACATCAATGAGGGCAACGACCGCGGTGAGACCCCCATCTCGGCGGCCTGCATAGCTAGTTACGATGACTCCCAGACCCGGCAGAGGATGGTGCGCTACCTCCTGGAGAAAGGTGCCGATCCCAACATCCCTGATAAATCTGGACGGACCGCTTTGATTCATGCTTGCGCCGAGCAGGCAGGAAAGGAGGTTGTGTCACTGCTCTTGGAGAACGGAGCTGACCCAAGCCTCAAGGATTACTCTGGGTCCTCGGCCCTGGTCCATGCCATCAACCGGGGCGATCGGGATACCTTGCAGGTTCTTCTGGATGCTTGCAAGGCCAAGGGCAAGGAAGTGATTATCATCACCACGGATACGTCGCCCTCAGGCACCAAAAAAACGAAGCAGTACCTAAACTCTCCACCCTCTCCGGCTCTGGTGGACAATTCCTCTCCGGTTTGCATGTCCCCTTCCGAGGTGGAGATCCGCACCTCCAACTCTCCTGCGGTGGAGAaagcggaggaggaggtgggcatCTTTAGCTTTGCGCTGACCTCGGCTTTACCCTTACCCTCAGCTCGACCTCCGGGGGACAAGAGGCCACCCCCGCGCAAGCTTCTGAAGAGGTTGAACTCAGAGCCCTGGGGTCTGGTGGCACCCTCGGTGCTCAGCGGTGTCCAACAAGACACTGCAAACAGTGGCCCAGGGGAGGAAGCTGGTGGGGTCAGCAGGGTTGTCACAGAGATGAACGATTTGTCTATCTCGGGCCCTTGCAGACCTCTCTTGTCTCGCCGGCACAGTATCGAGACCCATGACCCCTGCTCGCCCAAGCTCATCGACCGGTCTTGCTCCGAAGACTGTGCTGCTTTCTGTGAATCATCTTGGGCAGACAAGGTCCAGCAGCATCAAATCCTGTACAGAAGGAACACTGCACCAGAATCCCAGGAAACTGCAGGAGGACCGGGGGCGGTGGCAGCCCGCGCCCTGGCTCACCCCAAACTCACCCGGATGGAACACTatgagtcagacacacacctatGTCCCGAGTCCATTCCTGGGTCTCCAGACTCAGGCCGAGTGTCCGTGGAAAGACGGAAGTACAACGCTTCGCCCCTGTCACTGCTCACCAGCTCTTCTCGGGAGTCACTGGAGAGCATCCCCAACTCGGTGTCCCCTATCACCATCCGCAGGCGGCCCCATGGTCTCCTGGAGCGTAGGGGCTCTGGGACTTTGCTCCTGGACCACATCTCACACACCAGGCCTGGCTTTCTGCCTCCACTTAACATCAACCCCCAGAGGCCTATCCCGGACATAAGGGCTAACGGGAAGCCCACATCCCCGGTCAACTCTGGTCCCAAGATTCTAGTCCCTGTGGCCCCTGCTTCACCTAAACGGGGGCCGGATTTCAAGATGAAAAAGAAGCTGATGAGAAGACACTCCATGCAGACGGAGCAGATGAAACAGCTCTCGACCTTCCAGGAGATACTGACCGAGAAAGTTGTTGAGTCGAATGGGGACTAA